One stretch of Marinobacterium iners DNA includes these proteins:
- a CDS encoding methyl-accepting chemotaxis protein encodes MEGAVTHIAERFEEINDQFNRAVDAGDEAAFARKQQALAGVSASAHDAFDKLWHALESGCHREEQTNQLIDQLAKQNAVLVEHAAQVRHIAERINLLALNAAIEAARAGHMGRGFAVVASEVRMLAARSSETGEQITDVVQQVNRQMEQVVQQAQHNLDCSRTAIASNRHTIDETLGTMRQRVDAITVDAKELLQLKQEVEGKVSDVIVNLQFQDQLSQITGHIIEALDDFNQLAALRNDEQLEPFINGASTLLDDMRKRASTDAERRVFVGNTSAHHPTPHNEITFF; translated from the coding sequence ATGGAAGGCGCCGTGACGCACATCGCCGAGCGATTTGAAGAGATCAACGATCAGTTCAACCGTGCGGTCGATGCCGGTGACGAAGCAGCTTTCGCGCGCAAACAGCAGGCACTGGCCGGGGTCAGTGCATCGGCTCATGATGCGTTCGATAAGCTGTGGCATGCATTGGAGTCCGGTTGTCATCGTGAGGAGCAAACCAATCAGTTGATCGATCAGCTGGCAAAGCAGAACGCAGTACTGGTCGAACACGCGGCACAGGTGCGGCATATCGCCGAGCGTATCAATTTGCTGGCATTGAACGCAGCGATTGAAGCGGCAAGGGCGGGCCATATGGGACGTGGTTTTGCGGTCGTGGCCAGCGAGGTACGTATGTTGGCAGCGCGTTCCTCAGAAACCGGCGAGCAGATTACTGATGTGGTGCAGCAAGTTAATCGTCAGATGGAGCAGGTGGTACAGCAGGCACAACACAATCTTGATTGCTCACGCACTGCCATTGCCAGTAACCGGCACACCATTGATGAAACTCTGGGGACGATGCGCCAGCGGGTTGATGCCATCACAGTAGATGCCAAAGAGCTGTTGCAACTTAAGCAGGAAGTTGAGGGCAAGGTGAGTGATGTGATTGTGAACCTGCAATTCCAGGACCAGCTGAGCCAGATCACAGGCCACATTATCGAAGCCCTCGATGACTTCAACCAACTGGCAGCGTTACGTAATGACGAGCAGCTGGAGCCTTTTATCAATGGCGCCAGTACCTTGCTTGATGATATGCGCAAGCGCGCGTCAACGGATGCCGAGCGACGCGTTTTTGTCGGCAACACGAGTGCCCACCACCCGACCCCACATAACGAGATTACTTTTTTCTGA
- a CDS encoding response regulator, which translates to MSKSILVVDDSASVRQVVSMALRGAGHDVVTANDGHDALGKLDGRRFHLIVSDVNMPRMDGITLVRELKQKPAYRFTPVLMLTTESEEAKKAEGKAAGAKAWLVKPFKPDVLLAAVARLA; encoded by the coding sequence ATGAGCAAGAGCATTCTTGTCGTCGATGATTCCGCATCCGTCCGCCAAGTCGTCAGTATGGCGCTGCGCGGTGCGGGGCATGATGTCGTGACCGCAAACGATGGCCATGATGCCCTCGGCAAGCTGGATGGGCGGCGTTTCCACCTGATTGTCAGCGATGTGAATATGCCCAGGATGGATGGCATCACGCTGGTGCGTGAATTGAAACAAAAACCGGCATACCGGTTTACGCCGGTACTGATGCTGACCACTGAGTCGGAGGAGGCAAAAAAGGCTGAAGGCAAGGCCGCCGGTGCCAAGGCCTGGCTGGTCAAGCCTTTTAAGCCTGATGTCCTGTTGGCAGCCGTGGCAAGGTTGGCCTGA
- a CDS encoding STAS domain-containing protein → MATVTADQLNLPGLDVGASLTIFDVARLENRWREKGSVQGIQLELNTVEEVDAAGIQWLLIMAARAKPQQTCPVICSASAPVSEALRLMGLTALLPATGEASHE, encoded by the coding sequence ATGGCAACTGTAACAGCCGATCAGTTGAACCTGCCAGGTTTGGATGTGGGTGCTTCTCTGACCATTTTTGATGTGGCTAGGCTGGAAAATCGGTGGCGCGAAAAAGGCTCTGTACAGGGGATACAACTGGAGTTGAATACCGTTGAAGAGGTAGATGCTGCAGGTATTCAGTGGCTGCTGATTATGGCAGCACGAGCGAAACCACAACAGACCTGCCCTGTGATCTGTTCTGCGAGTGCTCCAGTGTCTGAAGCACTCAGGCTTATGGGGTTGACGGCTCTGCTGCCGGCAACAGGTGAGGCCAGCCATGAATGA
- a CDS encoding chemotaxis protein CheA, whose amino-acid sequence MNEAVEIFRQEAAEHLLEMETALLDMDERPGDHALIAPLFRAMHTIKGASGMVGFDHLSRFTHHLETFLDAVRSDRLVLAKDGVDLLLHARDHIEQLLVEPTPSDSLVHISESLTRQVQRLLAAEVAHEPVEQSTPAQKCRQFNIVIRPSADAFREGFDLLPVLRELDALGTASVTTEFEEQALSATFDPESCHLSVRVMLETHANMDQIEEAFFFVLDEWDVDIQPVSDLSDAVGSDMAHVRNGSAPIVHEDQKTAEAVPEASIRVTQQKLDQLMNQVGELVILQARLNQLAIDTGDERTAVLAEEFERLASGLRDNAFEIRMLPIGSIFGRFRRMVRDIAPELGKEVVLETDGAETELDKVMLDRLADPLIHLLRNSLDHGIEQPEQRIQAGKERCARLTLSASQHQGQVLICVSDDGAGLDTDRIQARAVERGLIEAHESLDEQAIHQLVFEPGFSTAEAVSDLSGRGVGMDVVKRSVEALQGRVTIESTRGKGTCVRIRLPMTLAIIEGLMVAVADDHYVIPLSAVEECIESTGTEPCDDQGVRLLRHRDELVPSLSLRDCFDIAGEHPDIQQTVIVRVDDARYGVTVDEVIGHHQTVIKNLGRLYQSVPGMMGATIMGNGRIAMILDLPELVAELRA is encoded by the coding sequence ATGAATGAAGCTGTGGAGATATTTCGCCAGGAGGCGGCAGAGCATCTGCTTGAAATGGAAACGGCACTGCTGGATATGGATGAGCGGCCGGGAGATCACGCCTTGATCGCGCCTCTTTTCAGAGCAATGCATACCATCAAGGGAGCATCCGGCATGGTCGGCTTTGATCACCTCTCTCGCTTTACGCACCACCTGGAAACATTTCTGGATGCCGTGCGTTCCGATCGTCTGGTGCTTGCGAAGGATGGCGTTGATCTTCTGTTGCATGCGCGTGATCACATTGAGCAGTTGCTGGTCGAGCCAACACCGTCGGATTCGCTCGTGCACATCAGTGAGAGTCTGACCCGTCAGGTTCAGCGGTTATTGGCAGCCGAAGTTGCGCATGAGCCAGTGGAGCAGAGTACACCGGCGCAAAAGTGCAGGCAGTTCAACATCGTGATCAGACCTTCAGCGGATGCTTTTCGGGAAGGATTCGATCTGCTGCCGGTATTGCGGGAGCTGGACGCACTCGGTACCGCCAGCGTAACAACCGAGTTTGAAGAGCAAGCGTTGTCGGCGACATTTGATCCTGAAAGCTGCCATCTCTCGGTTCGGGTCATGCTTGAAACCCATGCAAACATGGACCAGATCGAAGAGGCGTTCTTTTTTGTTCTGGACGAGTGGGACGTTGATATCCAGCCAGTCAGCGATCTGTCTGATGCAGTTGGCAGCGACATGGCGCACGTCCGCAATGGGTCTGCCCCCATTGTTCATGAAGACCAGAAAACGGCTGAAGCCGTTCCCGAAGCCAGTATCCGGGTCACCCAGCAAAAGCTGGATCAATTAATGAATCAAGTCGGTGAGTTGGTCATCCTGCAGGCGCGTCTTAACCAGCTGGCAATTGATACAGGTGATGAGCGTACAGCTGTTTTGGCAGAAGAGTTCGAGCGCCTGGCATCGGGTCTGCGCGATAACGCATTTGAAATTCGAATGCTGCCGATTGGCTCCATCTTTGGCCGCTTCAGGCGCATGGTGCGTGATATTGCTCCCGAGCTGGGCAAGGAGGTGGTACTTGAAACCGATGGCGCCGAGACGGAGCTGGACAAGGTCATGCTGGATCGTTTGGCCGACCCACTCATACACCTGCTGCGCAACAGCCTTGATCACGGTATTGAGCAACCTGAACAGCGTATCCAAGCCGGTAAGGAGCGGTGCGCACGTTTGACGCTCAGCGCCAGCCAACATCAGGGACAGGTGCTGATCTGTGTCAGCGATGATGGCGCAGGCCTCGATACAGACCGAATTCAGGCGCGTGCGGTTGAGCGTGGGTTAATAGAGGCGCATGAGTCTCTGGACGAGCAGGCAATTCACCAGCTGGTGTTCGAGCCGGGTTTCTCAACCGCCGAAGCGGTATCGGATCTTTCCGGGCGGGGTGTGGGCATGGATGTGGTCAAACGTTCCGTGGAGGCACTGCAGGGACGTGTCACGATCGAGTCGACCCGTGGCAAGGGCACCTGTGTGCGGATCCGCCTGCCGATGACACTGGCAATCATAGAAGGGCTGATGGTGGCCGTTGCGGATGACCATTATGTCATCCCGCTGAGTGCTGTTGAAGAGTGCATCGAATCAACCGGAACAGAGCCTTGCGATGATCAGGGTGTTCGTCTGCTGAGACATCGCGACGAGCTGGTGCCTTCTCTTAGTCTCAGAGATTGTTTTGATATTGCCGGAGAGCATCCAGACATTCAGCAGACCGTCATCGTGCGTGTTGATGACGCACGGTATGGCGTCACGGTCGATGAAGTCATCGGTCATCACCAGACAGTAATCAAGAACCTGGGACGCCTCTATCAGAGCGTACCCGGAATGATGGGTGCAACCATCATGGGCAACGGCCGGATCGCCATGATCCTTGATCTGCCGGAGCTCGTGGCGGAACTGCGAGCCTGA
- a CDS encoding methyl-accepting chemotaxis protein: MKRITLKALLYVGFALLVGLLALNSVWSLQALEQAQTRLQSTVSGPAEKVKLAGRMRGNLLEMDSQTKNFMLAQSQQNRDRFSAASAEARQRIKDDLVLMAPLIVSVNGREALESFQASFQRYGDMVVQVRDLVRQAADPLEQNGSADGKEREAYRLLVGSGDAVLQEAVDQVRQIVQISDTEMQAAVSEAEQAYSQARGQLIGVTLVSLVIGILAATLIILRINEVSRIASRIGRGDLDQLFDPRVSDGDIYGVLRNMNEKLRDIVAEIKEASSNVAAGSIEISSTGQQVAQGATEQAASLEEVSSSMEEMTANISQTADNARQTEQIAQQAATSAQSTGDAVREAVSAMQDIAEKIGIIEEIARQTNLLALNAAIEAARAGEHGKGFTVVAAEVRKLAERSQRAAGEIVERSRNSLELSERAGEMLLELVPSIQRTSGLVQEISAASVEQNKGAAEISKALQQLDQVVQQSAASAEEMAATTEELSAQAEQLDGTTAFFKVSANVSQAGKSSGNASSQTHHSKPVAGKHSIKRPQAATGGGVLAGADGIQIDLDDDFVRY; encoded by the coding sequence ATGAAACGAATCACACTTAAGGCGCTGCTCTATGTTGGCTTCGCGCTTCTCGTGGGCCTGCTGGCACTGAACAGTGTATGGAGTCTGCAGGCACTGGAACAGGCGCAGACACGTTTGCAGTCGACTGTTTCAGGCCCTGCCGAAAAGGTCAAACTGGCTGGACGCATGCGCGGCAACCTGCTGGAGATGGATTCCCAAACCAAAAACTTCATGCTGGCACAGAGCCAGCAGAACCGAGATCGCTTTTCAGCCGCCAGTGCAGAAGCACGGCAGCGAATTAAGGATGACCTGGTACTGATGGCACCACTGATTGTTTCGGTTAATGGGCGTGAGGCACTGGAGTCTTTCCAGGCTTCGTTCCAGCGTTACGGCGACATGGTGGTACAAGTGCGTGATCTGGTGAGACAGGCTGCCGATCCCCTTGAGCAAAATGGATCAGCGGATGGTAAAGAGCGAGAAGCCTACCGGCTGCTGGTCGGTAGTGGAGACGCGGTGCTGCAGGAGGCGGTCGATCAGGTACGTCAGATCGTACAGATCAGTGACACTGAAATGCAGGCCGCTGTCAGTGAAGCGGAACAGGCCTACAGTCAGGCGCGAGGCCAGCTCATTGGTGTGACACTGGTTTCACTGGTGATCGGTATTTTGGCTGCCACTTTGATCATCCTGCGCATAAACGAAGTCAGTCGCATCGCCAGCCGTATCGGCAGAGGTGATCTCGACCAGTTGTTCGACCCGCGTGTCAGCGATGGCGATATTTACGGGGTGCTGCGCAACATGAATGAGAAGCTTCGCGATATCGTGGCCGAGATCAAGGAAGCATCTTCAAATGTGGCGGCAGGCAGCATTGAGATCAGCAGCACTGGCCAACAGGTGGCACAGGGGGCGACCGAGCAGGCGGCGTCACTTGAAGAGGTTTCTTCATCCATGGAAGAGATGACGGCGAACATCTCCCAAACGGCAGACAATGCCCGTCAAACCGAACAGATTGCACAGCAGGCTGCCACCAGTGCGCAGAGTACTGGCGATGCGGTACGTGAGGCGGTTTCAGCGATGCAGGACATTGCCGAAAAGATCGGCATCATTGAGGAAATAGCCCGTCAGACCAATCTGCTGGCGCTCAATGCGGCGATCGAAGCGGCGCGTGCCGGTGAGCATGGTAAGGGCTTCACGGTTGTAGCCGCGGAGGTGCGCAAGCTGGCGGAACGCAGCCAGCGGGCAGCGGGAGAAATAGTCGAGCGCTCTCGCAACAGTCTTGAGCTTTCAGAGCGTGCCGGTGAAATGTTGCTTGAACTGGTGCCGAGCATTCAACGCACCTCTGGATTGGTACAGGAGATCAGTGCGGCATCGGTTGAACAGAACAAGGGTGCCGCCGAGATTTCGAAAGCGCTGCAGCAGCTTGATCAAGTGGTACAACAGTCCGCTGCCTCTGCCGAAGAGATGGCTGCAACCACTGAAGAGTTGTCTGCACAGGCAGAGCAACTAGATGGCACAACCGCCTTTTTCAAAGTATCCGCCAATGTCAGCCAAGCAGGGAAAAGCAGCGGCAACGCTTCGTCACAGACACATCACTCAAAACCTGTAGCTGGCAAGCACAGTATCAAGCGGCCCCAGGCTGCAACAGGGGGTGGTGTACTGGCAGGTGCCGACGGCATTCAGATTGATCTTGATGACGATTTCGTCCGCTATTAA
- a CDS encoding chemotaxis protein CheW: MERNRDSETVDTTPRQILSFMLDGDSFGVEISGIQEVLEYRDVTRVPRTPDYMLGVLNLRGRVIPVVDLRRLFGMQIAPVSVETCIVIIDVELDGKRTPLGVLADRVNEVVELDPALISPPPRLGARIKSSFIDGLARHEDDFIILLRLALIFSRDELETVLHESAVDERRASADAEEVSV; the protein is encoded by the coding sequence ATGGAGCGCAACAGGGATTCGGAAACGGTTGATACGACCCCGCGGCAGATTCTGTCATTTATGCTGGATGGCGACTCTTTCGGTGTTGAGATCAGTGGTATTCAAGAGGTGCTTGAATACCGCGATGTGACGCGTGTACCGCGTACACCGGATTATATGCTGGGGGTGCTTAACCTGCGTGGAAGGGTGATTCCGGTGGTCGACCTGCGACGACTTTTTGGCATGCAGATCGCCCCGGTCAGTGTGGAAACCTGCATCGTCATTATTGATGTCGAGCTGGATGGCAAGCGCACCCCTCTGGGTGTGCTGGCGGATCGTGTCAATGAAGTGGTCGAGCTCGATCCAGCCTTGATCAGTCCGCCACCTCGGCTGGGAGCACGGATCAAGAGCAGCTTTATCGACGGGCTGGCGCGGCACGAGGATGATTTTATCATTCTGCTGCGTCTTGCCCTGATATTCAGTCGTGACGAGCTGGAAACGGTATTACATGAATCGGCTGTGGATGAACGTCGTGCCTCCGCTGACGCTGAGGAGGTGTCGGTGTGA
- a CDS encoding CheR family methyltransferase has product MTAATTLTAEDHLRVAQYVQSTAGIQLPEHKRNLIEARLRKRLRATGQSSFTAYLDLALSDADNEAEREWLLDAITTNKTEFFREPEHFRFLSQYLQQALSSGHEAGVSRPLSVWSSACSTGEEPYTLAMVLSELKRDKPEFNFQIHATDIAPSVLSVARQAIYPVARIAPVDEPLRHRYLLKSRDPARQQVRIVPELRERVSFSRFNLVDGDYPRTPEYDVIFCRNVMIYFSNDDRQNIIERLRTSLRVGGLLFIGHSESIGHQRNGFETLYPTVYRRIS; this is encoded by the coding sequence GTGACAGCTGCAACGACATTGACCGCTGAAGACCACCTCCGGGTGGCTCAATATGTCCAAAGTACAGCCGGCATACAGTTGCCGGAACACAAGCGAAACCTGATCGAGGCACGCTTGCGCAAGCGACTGCGTGCAACCGGGCAGTCCAGCTTTACGGCTTACCTTGATCTGGCACTCTCGGATGCCGACAACGAAGCCGAGCGCGAGTGGTTGCTGGATGCGATCACGACCAATAAAACGGAGTTCTTTCGTGAGCCTGAACACTTCAGGTTTCTGAGTCAGTATCTTCAGCAGGCTCTCTCTAGTGGCCACGAAGCCGGTGTCAGCAGGCCCTTGAGTGTCTGGAGTTCGGCCTGTTCAACCGGTGAAGAACCCTACACGCTGGCGATGGTGTTGAGTGAATTAAAAAGGGATAAGCCCGAGTTCAACTTTCAGATTCATGCCACTGATATTGCGCCATCCGTTCTGTCGGTGGCGCGGCAAGCGATCTATCCAGTGGCACGGATTGCCCCCGTGGATGAACCATTGCGTCATCGGTATCTGCTGAAAAGTCGTGACCCTGCACGCCAACAGGTCAGGATTGTGCCCGAACTGCGGGAGCGGGTGAGCTTTTCACGTTTCAACCTGGTGGATGGTGATTACCCCCGCACACCCGAGTACGACGTGATTTTCTGTCGCAATGTGATGATCTATTTCAGCAATGATGATCGACAGAACATCATTGAGCGATTGCGTACCTCGCTGCGGGTGGGTGGACTCCTGTTTATTGGTCACTCCGAGAGCATTGGGCATCAGCGCAACGGTTTTGAGACACTTTATCCCACCGTCTATCGGCGTATCTCATAA
- a CDS encoding protein-glutamate methylesterase/protein-glutamine glutaminase: MIKVLIVDDSAVVRHALSEILGSDPGIEVIGVAADPYRAVEQLRHMKPDVMTLDVEMPRMDGLTFLRKLMSQHPIPVVICSSLVEAGETQVRALEYGAVDIIAKPVLGTQQFLHDSRNRIIDAIKGAAHARVSKLSLFNEGVKPKLNADVILAAGHLALQKTTEKVIAVGSSTGGTDALRKLLGAMPGDCPAIAIVQHMPEGFTRSFANRLDQICDIRVKEAEDGDALLRGHALIAPGNRHMLIRRSGARYYVELRDGPLVSRHRPSVDVLFRSAARYAGQNAIGAILTGMGDDGANGLKEMREAGAWTLGQDEATSVVYGMPREAYLRGAVAQQLPLDGMAAAILQAAR, translated from the coding sequence GTGATCAAAGTTCTGATCGTGGATGATTCTGCCGTTGTGCGTCACGCACTCAGCGAAATTCTCGGCAGCGACCCCGGAATTGAGGTCATCGGTGTAGCCGCTGATCCTTACCGGGCAGTTGAACAGTTGCGTCATATGAAACCGGATGTGATGACACTGGATGTCGAGATGCCGCGCATGGATGGTCTAACCTTTCTGCGTAAATTGATGTCACAACACCCCATACCCGTCGTGATCTGCTCATCACTGGTGGAAGCGGGCGAGACTCAGGTCAGGGCACTTGAATATGGTGCGGTTGATATCATCGCCAAGCCAGTGCTGGGTACACAGCAGTTTTTGCATGATTCGCGCAACCGTATTATCGATGCCATTAAAGGGGCTGCACATGCACGCGTATCCAAGCTCAGCCTGTTCAATGAGGGAGTGAAACCGAAACTGAATGCCGATGTGATTCTGGCAGCGGGACATTTGGCTCTGCAGAAGACGACAGAAAAAGTGATCGCTGTTGGTTCATCGACAGGCGGTACAGATGCCTTGCGTAAGCTGCTGGGTGCGATGCCCGGTGATTGTCCCGCGATTGCGATTGTGCAGCACATGCCAGAGGGCTTTACACGTTCGTTTGCGAATCGACTTGACCAGATTTGTGATATTCGAGTCAAAGAGGCAGAAGATGGAGATGCGCTTTTGCGTGGGCATGCCCTCATCGCCCCGGGTAATCGGCATATGCTGATTCGACGCAGCGGGGCGCGTTATTACGTTGAATTACGAGATGGCCCACTTGTCTCACGCCATCGACCATCTGTGGATGTCCTGTTCCGCTCAGCCGCGCGTTATGCGGGTCAAAACGCGATCGGCGCAATTCTTACGGGTATGGGTGATGATGGCGCGAATGGCCTGAAGGAAATGCGGGAGGCGGGAGCCTGGACCCTCGGGCAGGATGAAGCGACCAGTGTTGTTTACGGCATGCCAAGGGAGGCCTATCTGCGTGGTGCCGTTGCTCAGCAACTACCACTCGATGGTATGGCTGCCGCGATACTTCAGGCTGCCCGATGA
- a CDS encoding chemotaxis protein CheD, translated as MNKMQRDRHAHHLVIHAGELVFGRGRKQLRTLLGSCVAITLRHPRLGLSGMCHYVLPRRPAGAAGTPDARYGDDCLELFRLAARRNGTNLNEYEARIYGGGNMLAGVRVMPVSGCLNVDCSPVGEANAAHAFAMLAEAGVRILEADVGEDGYRKVEFDPITGHASVEFAKARYFY; from the coding sequence ATGAATAAAATGCAACGCGATCGCCACGCGCACCACCTTGTCATCCATGCCGGTGAACTGGTTTTCGGGCGAGGACGCAAGCAATTGCGTACGCTGCTGGGTTCCTGTGTCGCCATTACACTCAGACACCCTCGGTTGGGATTAAGTGGCATGTGTCATTATGTACTGCCGCGCAGGCCTGCTGGAGCCGCCGGTACACCAGATGCACGATACGGTGACGATTGCCTTGAGCTATTTCGACTTGCAGCCAGGCGCAATGGCACGAATCTGAATGAATATGAAGCCCGTATTTACGGTGGTGGAAACATGCTGGCAGGGGTGCGAGTCATGCCTGTGAGTGGATGCTTGAATGTTGACTGCAGTCCCGTAGGGGAAGCCAACGCAGCGCATGCATTTGCCATGCTGGCAGAGGCGGGAGTCAGAATCCTGGAAGCGGATGTGGGCGAGGACGGGTATAGAAAGGTCGAGTTTGACCCAATAACAGGTCATGCCAGCGTGGAGTTTGCGAAGGCCAGGTACTTTTATTGA
- a CDS encoding substrate-binding domain-containing protein, with amino-acid sequence MLKSYFVNIQVRSAVIVLLLLSPLVSATETPRLAYLVSDVRIPFWSIMAGGAKQRAAELGFTLDVYSADNNARQELLNTVQALESDIAGLVVSPTNSSAAVTILELAAEAGVPVVIADIGTKAGKYVSYIQSDNEQGAYELGLLLVKALEARGWSQGGVGIVSIPQSRKNGQARTRGFVNALKTSSFRMAGIRQQVDFSYEETYRFSRELIKDNSDLRAIWLQGSNRYQAALDAIHDEGREGDVLLICFDAEPEFIEMIRQKELVAAGMQQPRLIGEKAVSSLDAHIKGDPVPSRQMLPVLAVSPDNVDELLPLIHKNVLGLSIEQFND; translated from the coding sequence GTGCTCAAGTCATATTTCGTCAATATTCAGGTGCGCAGTGCAGTGATTGTGCTGTTGCTTCTGTCCCCCTTGGTCAGCGCAACGGAGACTCCCCGGCTGGCCTACCTTGTTTCTGATGTGCGCATACCGTTCTGGAGCATTATGGCTGGCGGAGCCAAACAGCGCGCGGCCGAGTTGGGCTTTACATTGGATGTGTACAGTGCCGACAACAATGCTCGTCAGGAGCTGCTCAATACTGTTCAGGCCCTTGAAAGCGATATAGCGGGCTTGGTCGTTTCACCTACCAATTCCTCAGCGGCAGTGACCATTCTGGAGCTTGCAGCCGAGGCCGGTGTGCCGGTTGTGATTGCCGATATAGGAACAAAAGCAGGCAAGTATGTCAGCTATATACAGTCCGATAATGAGCAGGGGGCATACGAGCTGGGTCTGTTACTGGTGAAGGCGCTTGAGGCCAGGGGATGGTCACAGGGCGGTGTGGGAATAGTGTCGATACCCCAGAGTCGTAAAAACGGTCAGGCTCGCACACGAGGGTTTGTCAATGCGCTAAAAACATCCAGCTTCAGGATGGCCGGCATTCGTCAGCAGGTGGATTTCTCCTATGAAGAAACCTATCGTTTCAGCCGCGAGCTGATTAAGGATAATTCGGATCTGCGTGCAATCTGGCTGCAGGGCTCTAATCGTTATCAGGCTGCACTGGATGCGATTCATGATGAAGGCCGTGAAGGCGATGTTCTGTTGATCTGCTTTGATGCAGAGCCAGAGTTCATAGAAATGATTCGTCAGAAAGAGCTGGTAGCCGCCGGTATGCAGCAGCCACGTCTTATCGGAGAAAAGGCGGTCAGCTCATTGGATGCTCATATAAAGGGGGATCCTGTTCCTTCGCGTCAGATGTTACCTGTGTTGGCAGTATCACCTGACAATGTAGACGAGCTTTTGCCGCTCATTCACAAAAACGTGTTGGGGCTGAGTATTGAGCAGTTCAATGACTAG